The DNA window CATATCTGCAGATATGAGAGCATTAGCAGTACCTATAGCATTTCTCTTGACACATGGACATTCCACAAGTCCAGCTATAGGATCACAAACTAATCCTAAAATATTTTTCATGGTCATAGCTGCACCATGTAATACTTCTTCAACTGTTCCACCTAGTAATTCTACTACTGCACCAGCTGCCATAGCAGCTGCAGCTCCTGTTTCTGCTTGACATCCACCTTCTGCTCCCGATACTGTAGCATTTTTAGCTATAATTAGCCCTATAGCAGAAGCTGTGAACAAACCTTTTACTAATTCATCTTCACAAAGATTAAAATCTTCCCCTACACTAATCAAAACTCCCGGTAAGATTCCACAAGATCCTGCTGTAGGTGCTGCAACAACTTGTCCCATTGAAGCATTTACTTCTACAACTGCCATAGCACTAGCAACTGCTTTCATCATTTTACTTCCTGAAACAGTGTTATTTTTTTTATATCTATTGTCTAGTAGCTTTGCATCCCCACCAACTAATCCACTTACAGATTTTATATCTTCCTTAAGACCTTTTATAATAGCACTTTTCATGACTTTTAAATTTTCTTTCATCATTTCTAATATTTTTTCTTGATTTTCACCAGAATTCTTAGATTCTCTACACAACATAATTTCCCATATTTTTTTATTATGCTTGTGACAAAGTTCTATTAATTCATTTCCACAATTAAAATTATATGACATGATTCTGCTCCTTTACTTTACATAGATTCAATAATATATACATCCTTAACATCGTCAACTTCCCTTTTTATATCTATTCCTAAATCATCTTTAAATTCATGATCTGATTCTATAACCATAAAAGCATCCTGCCCTTTATCCTGTCTATATACACTCATAAAAGCTATATTGATATCATAATCAGCTAACATTTTAGTAACCTTTGCTATAACGCCAGGATAATCTTTATGTCTTGTAATAACTGTAGGATATTGCCCTGTAAATTCTAATCTCAATCCACTAATTTCAGTTATTTTTATATTTCCTCCACCTATTGAAGCTCCCATAATTTCTACTTGTTCTCCATTTGACTTTTCTATGATAAATTTAACCGTGTTGGGATGTACTTCTCCTAGATTAGTTTCAACAAACTCATATTTTATTCTCTGTTTATTTGCTATTTCTAAAGAATTTTTCAGTTCTTCATCATTTTCCATCATACCCATTATACCTGCCACTAGAGCTCTATCCGTACCATGTCCTTTATATGTTTTCGCAAAGGAACCATGTAACAAAAACTTTACGCTTTTTATATCATCATTTGCTATCTTTCTTGCCACTCTACCTAGTCTGTTTGCTCCAGCCGTATGTGAGCTTGATGGCCCTACCATTTTAGGTCCTATAATATCAAAAGCACTATAATTCTTCATAATTACCTCCACTTTTATTAATCTTCAACGTGTATATGATATCATATTCTTCATGTATTTTGAAAGGTTTTGATCTTTAGATTGAATCATTTAACATTCAATTGCATAAACCTGGCATAAAATGCCAGGTTTTAATTTTGTAGTTTATTCTATTGGTTTAGATATTACTTTAAATACACCTAAAACTACAAGCATCCCTATTAAAATATTTAATACTATATTTAATCCTATAGCAACCCCAATATAACCTATAACTGCTCCAAGTCCTGCAAGTAGCGCATATGGCATTTGTGTTTTCACATGATCTATATGATCTGCTCCACTAAACATAGATGACATAATCGTCGTATCTGATATAGGACTGCAGTGATCTCCAAATATGGCTCCAGCAAATACTGCTCCTATAGTTGGAAATATATACGTCATTGGGTCTATTCCACCAGTAGTAGATACATTAAATACGATAGGTATGACAATAGGCATAAGTACTGCTACAGTACCATAAGATGTTCCTGTTGAAAAGGATATAATGCCTCCTATTAGAAAAGTAATCAGAGGAATAATGGCAGGAGACAATACCCCTTCTGTAATCCCTACTAAAAACTTAGCTGTTCCAACGGCTTTTATGGAAGAACCTATTCCCCAAGCAAATATCAATATAAGAGTACCAAAAAATATGGACCTCATTCCTTCCATATAACCTTTAAACAATCTATTGGTTGGTACCAGATTTTGAATTTTATAGAGTACTAAAGTAACAAATACTGCACTAAAGGAACCTAAGCATAATGCCTTTGAACTGCTTCCATTGGCAATAGCTTCTGATATGGAAACTTCTGGCCATCCCCCGCTCTTCATAAGAATCATTACAATAAACCCTATTAAACTTACAATTGGAATAATAAAGTTTATAAGACGTTTTGGGCAATCCTTATCTGGTTCAAGTTCTTTTTGCTCCGCTGCAATTAAAGGCTTTGCACCATCCCTTACTATTTTTCCAGTTGTTCTTGCTCTTTTTTCTGCTTCAAGCATAGGTCCAAAATCTTTTCCTGATAAAACCACATAGGTTAATAATGCAAGGGCAACAAAACTATATAAAACAAAAGGGATAGATTTAAGATAAGCTGCATAAGGTGAGAATTTAATCCCCAAATCATCAAATTGCATCCCTATTTGCCCCACAAGGTAAGCAACCCACGATGAAATTCCTGCAATACATGCAATAGGTGCTGCTGTACTATCTACGATATAGGATAATTTCTCCTTTGATATTTTATACTCCTTTGTTATAGGACTCATTGTTGTCCCTACAACCAGAGTATTTACATAATCTTCAAAAAATATAACAAATCCAGCAAGCTCTGTAGCAAGCAACGCACCTTTTGCTGACTTTATTTTTTTTGTAATCCAATTTACAACAGCCTCTATGCCACCTCCAACTCTCATAATCCCTACTAATCCACCTAAAGTTAAACTTGTAAGAACAATCCTTGCTGACCAAGGATCTCCTAAAGCATTCCATAAACTTTCCACACTATTTCCAAATCCAGTAATGGGATTTCCCCCAGCAAGCATAGTACCAGCCACCCATGTACCAATAAATAAAGATGGGATTACTTCCTTTGTAACAATGGCCAATACAATGGCAACAAGTGGTGGGAGCAATGAAAATATTCCAAAATCTATACTTTCACCTTCCCCTCCTGAAGCAAAAACACAAGATGTAGCAAAAGATAATAAGATGATCATTCCTATAATGATTGTCTTTCTCCATGTTTTATTGGCTCTTAGTCTCATACTATCCCCCCTCGTAATTTATGTTTCATATTATTATATGCCCTGACTTGAGGATGTTACACAAATATTTAAGATACTGCCTATGAACAATTTACTTTTTTCAGAATAAAATATTGTATGAAAAAATATTATTAAAATCCTTAAAGGAGGAAATCCTATGAGCTTTATTACAGACATCATTGCTGATAGATTTAGAGATCATAGCTTTGATATTGCAAAGCAAGACTATAAATTTATGAAAATAAAAAGAGCAAAAGAAGAAGTAAAGAAAAAATATCCACATATTGAATTAATTGATATGGGTATAGGAGAACCTGATCTCCCTGCTGATAAAAATGTAGTCAACGTCCTTTCAGAAGAAGCTCCAAAACCTGAAAATAGATGGTATTCAGACAACGGTATAAAAGAATTCCAAGAAGCAGCTGCTAAATATCTTGAAAGAATTTATGGTATAACAAATATTAACCCTTATACAGAAATTATGCATGGCATTGGTGCAAAATCCATTTTATCCATGATGCCCTTATGCTTTATCAACCCTGGGGATATTACCCTTACAACACTTCCCAGTTATCCAATCATTTCTACTCATACAAAATATTTAGGTGGGGTAGTATACGGACTTCCTTTGACAAAAGCCAATGATTTTTATCCTGATTTTTCTAATATTTCAAATATTATTCTTTATCGTTCTAAGCTTTTATATATCAATTATCCTAACAATCCTACGGGACAAGTGCCTACAAAAGATTTCTACAAAAGAGTAATAGAATTTGCACATAAAAATAGAATCATTGTGGTGGCTGATTCTACCTATGCACCTATTACCTTTGATGGAGAAAAGCCTCTCAGCTTTCTATCCATTGATGGAGCAAAAGAAGTTGGCGTTGAAATTCATTCTTTATCAAAAGCTTTTAATATGACAGGATGGCGAATAGCATTCATTGCTGGTAATAAAGAAGCCCTCAACATATTTGGAATCGTTAAAGCTAATTCAGACTCAGGTCAATTCAGAGCTATTCAAAAATCAGGGATTCACGCATTAAATCATCCTGAAATTACTAAGAACAATTGTGAAAGATATTCAAGAAGATTTGATCTTTTAATAAAAGCATTGAAGGAAATAGGATTTAATATAGAAAAACCAAAAGCCACTTTTTATTGTTATTTACCTATTCCGAAGGGAACAAAATCTGGTAAAATCTTTCAAGATGCAGATGATTTTTCACTATATCTTTTAAATGAAGCCCTCATCTGTACTGTCCCCTGGAACTCTCCAGAACCCTATGTTAGACTCTCTGTTACCTTTGAGGCTAAAGATTATGAAGAAGAAAAAAGAATTATTAATGAATTGAAAGAAAGATTATTAAAGCTTGAGCTCGTATTTTAATCAAATGAGCATAACCAATAAAAAGCAGCTGCTAAAAATGTATTCAGCAGCTGTTTTTCATATTGTAAACTTTCTTTCTATTCTTCTAAGTTTTTTCCCTGCAATGTATTCATATTCATCTATAAACTTTATATGAGGTGCAATACAATTTAATCTTTTACATAATCCTTGTAGTTCTATATTGATCTTATTTCTAATTTCATTTACTACATACCCCTTACCCACTTCTATATAAACTTCAATGGTACTTGCATTCAATTGATTTACTTTATACTGCTTAATGCCACTTGAAGATAATATAATCATACGTCGAATAAAATCTGGAAAAACAGGAACCAAGCGAGTTTCATCTTCATTTTGAAAATAAAATAAATCATCGCACCGCCCCTCTATTTGCTCTAATGCGGTATACACACTTCCACAGGGACAAGGCTCTTTCTTTTCCGTTAAAATATCGTTTAATCCATATCTAATAATAGGCTGGCTAGTCCTTGAAAAATCTGTAATAATGGGAACAAACTTTCCTAATCTTTTATCTAAATATTCTTTCTGAACAACTAAAAGATCTTCATTTAAATGAAGGGTCCCATGCTCACAGGTAGTAGCTAAAAACCCTTCTGTACATTGATATATTTGATGTATTTTTTGTTTAAACTGCTTGGATATATAATTTTCATCCATAGGATCTAAAACTTCTGCAACGGATATAACTTTTTTAGGATTTATTTGAAGAACACCTTCCTCTAATTTCTTTGCAAGAATTACAAGCATAGATGCAGGTGCCACCAAGAAACTTGGCTGATAAAGATTCAGTCTTCTTATATGCTCCTGTATGTTCTCTAATAGATCAAAAAACTCAAACTTAATTTTCCCCTTATTTACTGTATTATACAGATTGCTATCCGCACGAAGAAAGAATGCTATTTTTTGTTCATGCAATATATTCGTAGGAAGACATTTGGCAAGAATATTCCCTGCCCATTTGACTCTTTCTTTTGGACTTACTAAAAAAATCCCTCTATTTCCTGATGTTCCTGATGAAAGACCTATGGTTATTTGATTAATCATAGGTGAAAAATTTCTTGTTTTTTCAGCCTTTAATGCAATTCCAAAGGCTTCTTCCTTCTTAATGCCAAAAACATTGAGTTCATCAAAGTTTTCCATCATCATCTCTTTATTCATAATCGGTAAATTTCTCCAATCATCAAAAGAACAATTCTTATAATATTTTTTATAAAAAGGAGACTTTGGAACAATATTTTTTAGAAAGTCCTTTACTTTTCTATCCTGCCATGCTTCAAGCTCATTACGATTATCAAATTTTAAAAAATATTTGTTTTTTAAGTAATGATACAAAATTTTTAATGATTCAGACATGTTCCGTACACCCACTTTATTAAGTATTTATGTATGTCCTAGTATATGCAACTTCAATATTTAATTTTCTTCGTGAATTTAATCAATGGTTGCTATCCTATTGTACACATCATAACGTCTACCCTTTTATGAACTAATATCTTTAGTTTTCAAATTTTTTTGTATAGTAGAAAGACAATGGCTAGGAATAATATTTATTTTAGGATGCCTCTTATATAATAGAGATATATTTTTAATAGTAGCTTTATAATTTTTTTGATCTTTGTTTACCAGATTAGCAATCCAATGAGGCAATAAATTTTCTTCATATGCCTTGTCACTCCAACAGGCATCTCCTACAAAAAAGTAATCCTTTTCTTTATGATCTTTTGTAAATATTCCATAATGCCCCTTTGTATGCCCTTCTAAATGAACTGCGTAAATACTTTTATCTCCAAATAAATCTATAGCCTCTTCAAAAGATGTATCTGTTAAAGGAAATGAGTCTTTTTTCATTTCTTCAAAATAAATTCCCCGTTCCTCAAAATCATTTGGTAGGAGTCTTGGAATAAAAGCTTCTTTTAATGCACAAATACCTCTCTTACTTTTCACTTTCTCATAAGCAACTTTACTACATATAAATTTAGCATTAGGAAAGTCTTTACATCCAGCAATATGATCTGCATGAAAATGCGATAATATAATATATTGAATCTCTTCAGCCTTTACCCCCATTTTTTGAAGCTGTTTTTTTACTGCTTCATTTTCATTAAGATATACAGGTGTTATTTTAGAATAGATCCAATAAGGAAATTTCTTTGTTTCAGTAAAAAAATGAGATGCATATCCTGTATCAAATAAAATATAGCCATACACAGGATGCCTCAACAAAACTACCATTGAAGGAAATTTTATATGTTTTAATCTTCCCCCTCTTATAACTATTTTTTCTAGTTGTGTACAATACCCGCTCACAAGTATATCTATTTTAATACCCAAGATCCATCTCCTTTCAACCAGTCTACAAAATATTCTAGTCCTTCATCAATACTGATTCTTGGTTTATATCTAAGCTCTTTTCTGGCTTTTTGAATATCTAAAGTTTGACTTTTCGCCAGTACCCCTACTGAATACTGGGTAAGGGTTGGTTCTTTCCCCAGTAATAGATATTTTGAGATAAATTCCAATATCCCAGCAAATCTATAGGCTTTTTCAAAAGAAATATTTTTCCCCCTTAAGGCAACATTTAATTTGTCAAAAAGTTTTTGTAATAATTCAATGAGCATCATAGGCTCACCATTAGTAATATTATACTTTTGCCCTAATGTATTTTCATCTGAATCCATGCATAAAAGCAGTGCATCTACTACATTTTCCACATAAGTAACATCCACTACTGCTTTCCCTTCATTAATTAAAGGAATAAACCTCTTATTATTTGCTCGTATCAATCTTGGTAATATAGTAGTATCTCCTGGCCCAAATAAAGCCCTAGGTCTTATACTAATTACCTCTAAACCATCTTTATACGCCTTATCAATTTCTTTTTCTGCCATTAATTTAGTTTGCGCATAGAAATTAACAGAGTCTTTAGGTAATGGACTATTCTCAGGTATATTCAAACGATCTGTATAATCAAAATAAATACTTGGGGTTGATACATGCACCAATCTTTTTACATTCCATTTTTTGATCCCCATTATCAAGTTTTTAGTGGATAATACATTACTTGCATAAAAGTCCTTATATCTTCCCCATGGGGAGGATAGAGCTGCACAGTGAAATATATATGATTGATTTTTACATACAGCAATGGTTTTCTCTTGGTCAGCTAAATCTAGCGGAATAAAATTTATTCCTAGCTTCTCGAGTTCTTTTCCCTTTATTTTATTTCTTCCAACTACCGTTACCCCATAGCCCATGCTGATCAATCGCATTGCTAATCTTTCCCCTAAAAAGCCTGTCCCTCCTGTAACCAAAACATTCATAAAGTTTCACACCCCCTCTATTCACTAACCCCTTTAGTATTCAAACAATAATCCACCTAAGGATAAACCCGCAGAAGTTCCAAGAAGTATGACTACATCTCCTCTTTTTATCTTTTCTTCCTTTATGGCCTCATACAAAGCTGTAGGAATTGAAGCAGCAATCATATTTCCATGATTTTTCACAATACTAAACCATTTGTCTTTAGGTATATTTAAATGCTTTCTAATCAATTCCATACTACTTTTACTTGCTTGATGAGGTATAACAAGGGTTATATCATCTATGGTTAATCCACTTTCCTTCCATATTGTATTTACAAAGTTAGGCATAATTTTTCTAGCCATTTTAAAAATCTTCACACCATCCATGCTAAAAAGAAACTGCTCCTTTGTTTCTTCTGTTAAATTATGAAGATTAGGTGGAAACTTACTACCCCCTCCATAGATTTCTGATAAATGGGCCCCTTCACTAAAAGTCATCATCTTTGAATAAATAATCTTTGAATTTTCTTGTAAAGGAGTCTTTCCCAAAACAACCGCTGCTGCTCCATCTCCAAATAATGCTGCACTTTTATCATCCTTCCAATTGATTCCTACTGATGCAATCTCCGAGGAAACAATCAATACATTTTCATATCTTCCCCCTTCAACCAAATAAGATAGGGTATCCAATGCTGTTACAAAACTCAGGCAAGTAGAATTGATATCAAAGGATGGAATCCCTGATTTTTCTAACCCTAACTCTTTTTGTATAAGTGATGCAGTACAAGGAATGGGCTGCTCCATAGATCCACTTGCACAAATAATACAGCTTATATCTTCTAGTTTTATACCTGCATGTTTTACAGCTTCCTTAGCTGCATATGCTCCCATACTAGAAGCTGTTTCATTCTTTATAAAATATCTTTTAGTTACACCAATATTTTTTTCTGTCCAACCACATTTTTTTCTTAATCTATGATCTATTTCCTCACTCATTACTGCTTTTTTAGG is part of the Crassaminicella profunda genome and encodes:
- the sdaAB gene encoding L-serine ammonia-lyase, iron-sulfur-dependent subunit beta, translating into MKNYSAFDIIGPKMVGPSSSHTAGANRLGRVARKIANDDIKSVKFLLHGSFAKTYKGHGTDRALVAGIMGMMENDEELKNSLEIANKQRIKYEFVETNLGEVHPNTVKFIIEKSNGEQVEIMGASIGGGNIKITEISGLRLEFTGQYPTVITRHKDYPGVIAKVTKMLADYDINIAFMSVYRQDKGQDAFMVIESDHEFKDDLGIDIKREVDDVKDVYIIESM
- a CDS encoding Na+/H+ antiporter NhaC family protein encodes the protein MRLRANKTWRKTIIIGMIILLSFATSCVFASGGEGESIDFGIFSLLPPLVAIVLAIVTKEVIPSLFIGTWVAGTMLAGGNPITGFGNSVESLWNALGDPWSARIVLTSLTLGGLVGIMRVGGGIEAVVNWITKKIKSAKGALLATELAGFVIFFEDYVNTLVVGTTMSPITKEYKISKEKLSYIVDSTAAPIACIAGISSWVAYLVGQIGMQFDDLGIKFSPYAAYLKSIPFVLYSFVALALLTYVVLSGKDFGPMLEAEKRARTTGKIVRDGAKPLIAAEQKELEPDKDCPKRLINFIIPIVSLIGFIVMILMKSGGWPEVSISEAIANGSSSKALCLGSFSAVFVTLVLYKIQNLVPTNRLFKGYMEGMRSIFFGTLILIFAWGIGSSIKAVGTAKFLVGITEGVLSPAIIPLITFLIGGIISFSTGTSYGTVAVLMPIVIPIVFNVSTTGGIDPMTYIFPTIGAVFAGAIFGDHCSPISDTTIMSSMFSGADHIDHVKTQMPYALLAGLGAVIGYIGVAIGLNIVLNILIGMLVVLGVFKVISKPIE
- a CDS encoding LL-diaminopimelate aminotransferase, whose protein sequence is MSFITDIIADRFRDHSFDIAKQDYKFMKIKRAKEEVKKKYPHIELIDMGIGEPDLPADKNVVNVLSEEAPKPENRWYSDNGIKEFQEAAAKYLERIYGITNINPYTEIMHGIGAKSILSMMPLCFINPGDITLTTLPSYPIISTHTKYLGGVVYGLPLTKANDFYPDFSNISNIILYRSKLLYINYPNNPTGQVPTKDFYKRVIEFAHKNRIIVVADSTYAPITFDGEKPLSFLSIDGAKEVGVEIHSLSKAFNMTGWRIAFIAGNKEALNIFGIVKANSDSGQFRAIQKSGIHALNHPEITKNNCERYSRRFDLLIKALKEIGFNIEKPKATFYCYLPIPKGTKSGKIFQDADDFSLYLLNEALICTVPWNSPEPYVRLSVTFEAKDYEEEKRIINELKERLLKLELVF
- a CDS encoding F390 synthetase-related protein; the protein is MSESLKILYHYLKNKYFLKFDNRNELEAWQDRKVKDFLKNIVPKSPFYKKYYKNCSFDDWRNLPIMNKEMMMENFDELNVFGIKKEEAFGIALKAEKTRNFSPMINQITIGLSSGTSGNRGIFLVSPKERVKWAGNILAKCLPTNILHEQKIAFFLRADSNLYNTVNKGKIKFEFFDLLENIQEHIRRLNLYQPSFLVAPASMLVILAKKLEEGVLQINPKKVISVAEVLDPMDENYISKQFKQKIHQIYQCTEGFLATTCEHGTLHLNEDLLVVQKEYLDKRLGKFVPIITDFSRTSQPIIRYGLNDILTEKKEPCPCGSVYTALEQIEGRCDDLFYFQNEDETRLVPVFPDFIRRMIILSSSGIKQYKVNQLNASTIEVYIEVGKGYVVNEIRNKINIELQGLCKRLNCIAPHIKFIDEYEYIAGKKLRRIERKFTI
- the sdaAA gene encoding L-serine ammonia-lyase, iron-sulfur-dependent, subunit alpha → MSYNFNCGNELIELCHKHNKKIWEIMLCRESKNSGENQEKILEMMKENLKVMKSAIIKGLKEDIKSVSGLVGGDAKLLDNRYKKNNTVSGSKMMKAVASAMAVVEVNASMGQVVAAPTAGSCGILPGVLISVGEDFNLCEDELVKGLFTASAIGLIIAKNATVSGAEGGCQAETGAAAAMAAGAVVELLGGTVEEVLHGAAMTMKNILGLVCDPIAGLVECPCVKRNAIGTANALISADMALAGIKSVIPFDEVVEAMYKVGKSLPETLRETALGGLADTPTGRKLAKEIFNNKK
- a CDS encoding NAD-dependent epimerase/dehydratase family protein: MNVLVTGGTGFLGERLAMRLISMGYGVTVVGRNKIKGKELEKLGINFIPLDLADQEKTIAVCKNQSYIFHCAALSSPWGRYKDFYASNVLSTKNLIMGIKKWNVKRLVHVSTPSIYFDYTDRLNIPENSPLPKDSVNFYAQTKLMAEKEIDKAYKDGLEVISIRPRALFGPGDTTILPRLIRANNKRFIPLINEGKAVVDVTYVENVVDALLLCMDSDENTLGQKYNITNGEPMMLIELLQKLFDKLNVALRGKNISFEKAYRFAGILEFISKYLLLGKEPTLTQYSVGVLAKSQTLDIQKARKELRYKPRISIDEGLEYFVDWLKGDGSWVLK
- a CDS encoding MBL fold metallo-hydrolase, producing the protein MGIKIDILVSGYCTQLEKIVIRGGRLKHIKFPSMVVLLRHPVYGYILFDTGYASHFFTETKKFPYWIYSKITPVYLNENEAVKKQLQKMGVKAEEIQYIILSHFHADHIAGCKDFPNAKFICSKVAYEKVKSKRGICALKEAFIPRLLPNDFEERGIYFEEMKKDSFPLTDTSFEEAIDLFGDKSIYAVHLEGHTKGHYGIFTKDHKEKDYFFVGDACWSDKAYEENLLPHWIANLVNKDQKNYKATIKNISLLYKRHPKINIIPSHCLSTIQKNLKTKDISS
- a CDS encoding beta-ketoacyl-ACP synthase III; this translates as MSVRNVKILGVGKYLPKKAVMSEEIDHRLRKKCGWTEKNIGVTKRYFIKNETASSMGAYAAKEAVKHAGIKLEDISCIICASGSMEQPIPCTASLIQKELGLEKSGIPSFDINSTCLSFVTALDTLSYLVEGGRYENVLIVSSEIASVGINWKDDKSAALFGDGAAAVVLGKTPLQENSKIIYSKMMTFSEGAHLSEIYGGGSKFPPNLHNLTEETKEQFLFSMDGVKIFKMARKIMPNFVNTIWKESGLTIDDITLVIPHQASKSSMELIRKHLNIPKDKWFSIVKNHGNMIAASIPTALYEAIKEEKIKRGDVVILLGTSAGLSLGGLLFEY